A genomic segment from Streptosporangium roseum DSM 43021 encodes:
- a CDS encoding GcvT family protein, which translates to MELPNSARAVVIGGGVAGCSVAYHLARLGWSEVILVEQHELTEGTTWHSAGFVGQLRSTVTQTKMIMYSAGLYPELAELTGMDPGWHGVGGLRLATTPERVEESLRLAGAGETYGLGLAVLSGAEAKEMLPLLDVRDVRAALWLPGDGWLDPALLARALAAGAEKLGVRILTGTRVTGLDVVGGEVSGVRLALGAGEWQVQADTVVIAAGAASGRVGRLAGVDIPVVPIKHQYVVTEPFDVPSSMPTVRDPDNIVYFREEGGGILVGGYIRTPEIWDTGNPLEEPRTLFAADMPKFQESWESAARRVPALGRTAIVKVVHGPEAFTPDGEFLLGETAVRGLWAAAGFCVHGLAAAGGVGKVMAEWIVDGSPEYDVFGMDLRRFGGHARSSSWARAKALDSYSKYYDIVYPGEERTAARPLRRSPAWVRHAELGAEFGEKSGWERVNWFESNAGPSPEARPAGWAGRIWSPAIRQECLATRDAAGLFDQTSFSKLEISGHQALMRLQRVCAGQLDRPPGSVVYTQLLNERGGIEADLTVTRLAEDRFRLVTGTAFGVHDAAWLRGHGLDVRDVTSAHACYCLWGPRALDILGTLSGDDLTFGYMRAREISVGNVPVLAQRVTFVGEFGWELYCPSEYGLTLWDTLMEAGAPYGMRPAGYRAIDSMRLEKGYRVWGMDITPETTPVEAGLGFAVAKDKDFLGRSALEAAARRDRDGQGAPAGPPDRLQGTDGPARRLACLVLDDPRQVCLAGEPVRLGGEPASRVTSGGYGHRVERSIAYAYLPAGTAAGDRAEVGVTGTWVGATVVAEPLYDPASDRIRRLPV; encoded by the coding sequence CAAGATGATCATGTATTCGGCCGGTCTCTATCCCGAGCTGGCCGAGCTGACCGGAATGGACCCCGGCTGGCACGGGGTGGGCGGCCTCCGCCTGGCGACCACGCCCGAGCGGGTGGAGGAGTCGCTGCGGCTGGCGGGGGCGGGGGAGACCTATGGCCTGGGCCTGGCGGTGCTCTCCGGCGCCGAGGCGAAGGAGATGCTGCCGCTGCTCGACGTGCGCGACGTGCGGGCCGCGCTCTGGCTGCCCGGGGACGGCTGGCTCGACCCGGCGCTGCTGGCCAGGGCGCTGGCGGCCGGGGCCGAGAAGCTCGGCGTGCGGATCCTCACCGGGACCCGGGTGACGGGGCTCGACGTGGTGGGCGGCGAGGTCTCCGGGGTCCGCCTCGCGCTCGGCGCCGGGGAATGGCAGGTCCAGGCCGACACCGTGGTCATCGCGGCGGGCGCGGCCAGCGGGCGGGTCGGGCGGCTGGCCGGCGTGGACATCCCGGTCGTGCCGATCAAGCACCAGTATGTCGTCACCGAGCCTTTCGACGTCCCCTCGTCTATGCCCACGGTCCGGGACCCTGACAACATCGTCTATTTCCGTGAAGAGGGCGGCGGCATCCTGGTCGGGGGATACATCCGGACTCCGGAGATCTGGGACACGGGGAACCCGCTGGAGGAGCCCCGGACGCTGTTCGCGGCCGATATGCCGAAATTTCAGGAATCGTGGGAGTCGGCGGCCCGGCGGGTCCCCGCGCTGGGCCGTACCGCGATCGTGAAGGTCGTCCACGGGCCCGAGGCGTTCACCCCGGACGGGGAGTTCCTGCTCGGCGAGACCGCGGTCCGCGGCCTGTGGGCGGCGGCCGGGTTCTGCGTCCACGGCCTGGCCGCCGCGGGCGGCGTGGGCAAGGTCATGGCCGAGTGGATCGTGGACGGCTCGCCCGAGTACGACGTGTTCGGCATGGACCTGCGCCGGTTCGGCGGCCACGCCCGGTCCTCCTCGTGGGCCCGCGCCAAGGCGCTCGACTCCTACTCGAAGTACTACGACATCGTCTACCCGGGCGAGGAGCGCACCGCCGCCCGGCCGCTGCGCCGCTCTCCGGCGTGGGTACGGCACGCGGAGCTGGGGGCGGAGTTCGGCGAGAAGTCGGGCTGGGAGCGGGTCAACTGGTTCGAGTCGAACGCGGGCCCGTCGCCGGAGGCGCGCCCGGCCGGATGGGCCGGCCGGATCTGGTCCCCGGCGATCCGGCAGGAGTGCCTGGCCACGCGGGACGCGGCGGGGCTGTTCGACCAGACCTCATTCTCAAAGCTTGAAATATCAGGACATCAGGCGCTGATGAGGCTGCAGCGGGTGTGCGCCGGGCAGCTCGACAGGCCCCCCGGCTCGGTCGTCTACACCCAGCTCCTGAACGAGCGCGGCGGCATCGAGGCCGACCTGACCGTCACCCGCCTGGCCGAGGACCGCTTCCGTCTGGTCACCGGCACCGCCTTCGGCGTCCATGACGCGGCCTGGCTCCGCGGCCACGGCCTCGACGTCCGGGACGTCACCTCCGCCCACGCCTGCTACTGCCTGTGGGGCCCCCGTGCGCTGGACATCCTCGGCACCCTGTCCGGCGACGATCTGACCTTCGGATACATGCGGGCCAGGGAGATCAGCGTCGGGAACGTCCCGGTGCTGGCCCAGCGGGTGACGTTCGTGGGCGAGTTCGGCTGGGAGCTGTACTGCCCGTCGGAGTACGGGCTGACGCTGTGGGACACGCTCATGGAGGCGGGCGCGCCGTACGGCATGCGCCCGGCCGGCTACCGGGCGATCGACTCGATGCGCCTGGAGAAGGGCTACCGCGTCTGGGGCATGGACATCACCCCGGAGACCACCCCCGTCGAAGCGGGGCTGGGTTTCGCGGTGGCCAAGGACAAGGACTTCCTCGGCCGGTCCGCGCTGGAGGCGGCCGCCCGGCGGGATCGGGACGGGCAGGGCGCGCCCGCGGGCCCGCCGGACCGGCTCCAGGGGACGGACGGCCCCGCCCGGCGCCTGGCCTGCCTCGTCCTGGACGACCCCCGCCAGGTGTGCCTCGCGGGCGAGCCGGTCCGCCTCGGCGGCGAGCCGGCCTCCCGGGTGACCAGCGGCGGGTACGGCCACCGGGTGGAGCGCTCGATCGCCTACGCCTACCTGCCCGCCGGGACCGCCGCCGGAGACCGGGCCGAGGTCGGCGTCACCGGCACCTGGGTCGGCGCCACCGTGGTCGCCGAACCCCTCTACGACCCGGCCTCCGACCGGATCAGGCGCCTGCCCGTCTGA
- a CDS encoding HAD-IA family hydrolase, whose product MDGTVVDYARTERGALHEVHHRFFRMGRAEFLARFHAANEPLWAAYREHRITLAELRLERWARMGALPSVAVAFEDALGRNVSLFPEARAALRHLSRRFRLALVTDGIAHVQRAKLRRTRIGGFFEHVVIAPEVGLRKPDGELLHHTLDLLEAKTGDALMVGDSPASDGGCAQAAGVDFCWVNRTQAPPAPGIPVHRTVACLRTV is encoded by the coding sequence TTGGACGGGACCGTGGTCGACTACGCCCGGACCGAGCGAGGCGCGCTTCATGAGGTCCACCACCGCTTCTTCCGGATGGGCCGCGCCGAGTTCCTGGCGCGGTTCCACGCCGCCAACGAGCCGCTCTGGGCCGCCTACCGCGAGCACCGGATCACCCTGGCCGAGCTGCGGCTGGAACGCTGGGCCAGGATGGGCGCCCTTCCCTCGGTCGCGGTCGCGTTCGAGGACGCGCTCGGCCGGAACGTGAGCCTGTTCCCCGAGGCCAGGGCCGCCCTGCGGCACCTGTCCCGGAGGTTCAGGCTGGCCCTGGTGACCGACGGCATCGCCCATGTCCAGCGGGCCAAGCTCCGCCGTACGCGGATCGGCGGGTTCTTCGAGCACGTGGTGATCGCGCCTGAGGTGGGCCTGCGCAAGCCCGACGGGGAGCTGCTCCACCACACCCTCGACCTGCTGGAGGCCAAGACCGGCGACGCGCTCATGGTCGGCGACTCCCCGGCGAGCGACGGTGGCTGCGCGCAGGCCGCCGGGGTGGACTTCTGCTGGGTGAACCGCACGCAGGCGCCGCCCGCCCCCGGCATCCCCGTCCACCGGACCGTCGCCTGCCTCCGCACCGTCTAG
- a CDS encoding PH domain-containing protein, with product MPWLSLSWVIGPLAPIAVTALVARDRLNLQTVIALGSILATGAVITVIGLLRYTTTRYRVTGDRVELRSGLLFRRHRSVPRDRVRSVDLTAGPLHRVFGLATVKVGTGRNDAEKGFALEGVSRAGALLLRRSLLGRTAPAGSVIAEPRPAWIRYALLSSWSLPIGLAPFGLFFRVLDIFGVSPAEVGFLGELWAAVMATHPVVVLAAAVGVVLAIGLSGALLLHVESWWDFRLTREPDRTFLVRRGLLTTRSLSLEERRLHGVEVAEPLPLRWGGGARLNAVATGLGEDDSTALLPPAPRAEAHRSAAAVLAEDTSPTLARLAAHPRAALRRRVVHAIWPPLVLGLLAAGLAAWLIRAPGPLWLAGPALLPAGLLLARDAYRNLGHGLHGPYLVTRYGTARRRTVVLRRTAIIGWTVSRSPFQRRSGLLTLAATTAAGKGSYKVRDVSVTQGLVFAEESVPGLLAPFVRRSSGD from the coding sequence ATGCCGTGGCTGAGTCTGAGCTGGGTGATCGGGCCGCTGGCGCCCATCGCGGTCACGGCCCTGGTCGCCCGCGACCGGTTGAACCTGCAGACCGTCATCGCCCTCGGCTCGATCCTCGCGACCGGCGCCGTGATCACCGTGATCGGCCTGCTCCGCTACACCACCACCCGCTACCGGGTCACCGGTGACCGCGTCGAGCTCCGCTCCGGCCTGCTCTTCCGCAGGCACCGTTCGGTCCCGCGTGACCGGGTGCGCAGCGTCGACCTGACGGCCGGCCCGCTGCACCGGGTCTTCGGCCTGGCCACGGTCAAGGTCGGCACCGGCCGGAACGACGCGGAGAAGGGGTTCGCCCTCGAAGGCGTCTCCCGGGCCGGCGCCCTGCTCCTGCGGCGGAGCCTGCTCGGCCGTACGGCGCCCGCCGGCTCCGTCATCGCGGAGCCTCGCCCGGCCTGGATCCGCTACGCGCTGCTGAGCAGCTGGTCGCTGCCGATCGGCCTGGCCCCCTTCGGCCTGTTCTTCCGCGTGCTGGACATCTTCGGGGTCAGTCCCGCGGAGGTCGGTTTCCTCGGTGAGCTGTGGGCCGCCGTCATGGCGACCCACCCGGTCGTGGTCCTCGCCGCCGCCGTCGGCGTCGTCCTGGCGATCGGGCTGTCGGGAGCCCTCCTGCTCCACGTGGAGTCCTGGTGGGACTTCCGCCTGACCCGCGAGCCCGACCGCACCTTCCTCGTGCGGCGGGGCCTGCTGACCACCCGTTCCCTGTCGCTGGAGGAGCGGCGGCTGCACGGGGTCGAGGTGGCCGAGCCGCTGCCGTTGCGCTGGGGCGGGGGCGCCAGGCTGAACGCCGTGGCCACCGGGCTCGGCGAGGACGACTCGACGGCCCTGCTGCCGCCCGCTCCGCGCGCCGAGGCGCACCGGAGCGCCGCCGCCGTGCTGGCCGAGGACACCTCGCCGACCCTCGCGCGGCTCGCCGCCCACCCCCGGGCCGCGCTGCGGCGCAGGGTCGTCCACGCGATCTGGCCGCCGCTCGTCCTCGGGCTCCTGGCGGCCGGGCTCGCCGCGTGGCTGATCCGGGCCCCCGGCCCGCTCTGGCTGGCCGGCCCGGCCCTGCTCCCCGCCGGACTGCTCCTGGCCCGCGACGCCTACCGCAACCTGGGTCACGGCCTCCACGGCCCCTACCTCGTCACCCGGTACGGCACGGCCCGGCGCCGGACCGTGGTGCTCCGCCGTACCGCGATCATCGGCTGGACCGTCAGCCGTTCGCCCTTCCAGCGGAGGTCGGGCCTGCTCACGCTGGCCGCGACCACGGCGGCGGGCAAGGGGTCCTACAAGGTCAGGGACGTCTCCGTCACGCAAGGGCTGGTGTTCGCCGAGGAGTCGGTGCCCGGACTGCTGGCACCCTTCGTCCGCCGATCTTCCGGAGACTAG
- a CDS encoding PH domain-containing protein, translating to MRSKNNPVGQEARSSIETAGRAQAEPGGEGAGAGGELALRPPRHPVDSRAVRWWTSQAAVIVVPPVLVLVLLGLLIPPARFWLLLPALVIAVLGAVYVLVMPRWRFRVHRWETTDDAVYAASGWIWQKWRVAPMSRIQTVDTVRGPLQQIFGLSGVTVTTASAAGAIKINGLDHALAADLVERLTARTRRTPGDAT from the coding sequence ATGCGGTCAAAAAACAATCCGGTCGGCCAAGAAGCTCGATCGTCCATCGAGACGGCCGGCCGGGCGCAGGCGGAGCCTGGCGGGGAGGGCGCCGGAGCAGGCGGGGAGCTCGCCCTCCGGCCGCCCCGGCATCCGGTCGACAGCCGGGCGGTCCGGTGGTGGACGAGCCAGGCCGCGGTGATCGTGGTCCCGCCTGTCCTCGTGCTGGTCCTCCTCGGCCTGCTGATCCCGCCGGCCCGGTTCTGGCTGCTGCTCCCGGCGCTGGTCATCGCGGTGCTGGGAGCCGTCTACGTGCTGGTGATGCCGCGGTGGCGATTCCGGGTGCACCGCTGGGAGACCACCGACGACGCGGTCTACGCGGCCTCCGGGTGGATCTGGCAGAAGTGGCGGGTCGCGCCGATGTCGCGGATCCAGACCGTCGACACGGTCCGGGGCCCGCTCCAGCAGATCTTCGGCCTGTCCGGCGTGACCGTCACCACGGCCTCGGCGGCAGGCGCGATAAAGATCAACGGGCTGGACCACGCCCTTGCCGCCGACCTCGTCGAGCGGCTCACCGCCCGGACCCGGCGCACCCCCGGCGATGCCACGTGA
- a CDS encoding GNAT family N-acetyltransferase — protein sequence MNTLADLLTEASRGRFPAPDTGPTILPQPTPRDAGIIAFTAHNVIFADVEPSWIRDRLPSGDLSAPLNPPFLSALEERMGRPINNIDMLALAEPLGGRPSVALAEAAGTGHPRVELARRYRDAVRAWTCPGGLLIVGRGVAGRWEVAIEVEPEHQGRGLGRALACAARRLTPHPLWAQIAPGNAASVRAFLAAGYAPVGAEALFVP from the coding sequence GTGAACACGTTGGCGGACCTGCTCACCGAGGCGTCCCGGGGGCGGTTCCCCGCGCCGGACACGGGGCCGACGATCCTGCCCCAGCCGACACCACGTGACGCGGGGATCATCGCCTTCACCGCTCACAACGTGATATTCGCCGACGTCGAGCCGTCGTGGATCCGTGACCGGCTTCCCTCGGGAGATCTCTCCGCGCCGCTCAACCCGCCGTTCCTCAGCGCCCTGGAGGAACGGATGGGCCGCCCGATCAACAACATCGACATGCTCGCCCTCGCCGAGCCTCTGGGGGGCCGCCCGTCGGTCGCGCTGGCGGAGGCGGCCGGGACCGGCCATCCGAGAGTCGAGCTCGCCCGCCGGTACCGCGACGCCGTACGGGCATGGACCTGCCCGGGAGGCCTTCTCATCGTCGGCCGCGGCGTGGCGGGCCGCTGGGAGGTCGCGATCGAGGTCGAGCCGGAGCACCAGGGCCGGGGCCTGGGAAGGGCTCTCGCCTGCGCGGCCCGCCGGCTCACCCCGCACCCGCTGTGGGCCCAGATCGCCCCGGGCAACGCGGCCAGCGTCCGGGCCTTCCTGGCCGCGGGATACGCCCCGGTGGGCGCCGAGGCGCTGTTCGTGCCGTAG
- a CDS encoding MEDS domain-containing protein produces MSQRGRGEFAVRKSGVMQTLDPVDVGEHVCWVVDPDQGYTAATSTFLADGELFGDKVVIVGSLLEPSPAAGTLRGAMVVDPGLIRGAGPTPDMSSMLGLVRREADRAGRQGYRALRVLAVMDQLVPPGAGVDMLIDHELRLDELVADSAAIMVCAYGRDRFGAATLNHVACVHPRELGSGWAGPSFRMFNSGPDSWSVCGVVDSDGATAFSAALSAAAVLSPALRLRFDELELMDAAGMRALVEAATRAPIRSITVEGANPTVRSCWEMLGYSTYEAPVELTP; encoded by the coding sequence GTGTCGCAGCGAGGGCGGGGTGAGTTCGCGGTGCGCAAGTCAGGGGTCATGCAGACGCTTGATCCGGTGGATGTCGGCGAGCATGTGTGCTGGGTCGTCGATCCAGACCAGGGCTACACGGCCGCCACCTCGACGTTCCTGGCCGACGGCGAGCTCTTCGGTGACAAGGTGGTCATCGTCGGGTCGTTGCTGGAGCCCTCCCCGGCCGCCGGCACCCTCCGCGGGGCGATGGTCGTCGATCCGGGGCTGATCCGTGGCGCGGGTCCCACCCCCGACATGAGTTCGATGCTGGGCCTGGTGCGGCGCGAGGCGGACAGAGCGGGACGCCAGGGCTACCGCGCCCTCCGCGTGCTCGCCGTGATGGACCAGCTCGTGCCGCCGGGCGCGGGCGTGGACATGCTGATCGACCACGAGCTCCGCCTTGACGAGCTCGTGGCGGACAGCGCGGCCATCATGGTGTGCGCCTACGGCCGTGACCGTTTCGGCGCCGCCACATTGAACCACGTGGCATGTGTTCACCCTCGCGAACTGGGAAGTGGATGGGCGGGGCCGTCGTTCCGGATGTTCAACTCGGGGCCGGACAGCTGGAGCGTGTGCGGGGTGGTCGACTCCGACGGCGCCACGGCGTTCAGCGCCGCACTGTCCGCCGCCGCGGTGCTCTCGCCGGCGCTGCGGCTCCGTTTCGACGAACTGGAGTTGATGGACGCCGCCGGGATGCGCGCGCTCGTGGAAGCCGCCACCCGGGCCCCGATCCGCAGCATCACGGTCGAGGGCGCGAACCCGACAGTGCGCTCGTGCTGGGAGATGCTCGGCTACAGCACCTACGAGGCACCCGTGGAGCTGACGCCATGA
- a CDS encoding type II toxin-antitoxin system VapC family toxin — protein sequence MPGSLVLDCEGLSKAILQVPELTEWLVAAEEEDVRVVVSAATLVEVSHPRLNRARYDWTLSRLSVEPVSREIAHDAARLLAAAGLHGHRHAVDAMVCATALRLPGPVTVLTSDVEDITAIGQNRLRAVKV from the coding sequence ATGCCCGGATCACTCGTTCTGGACTGCGAAGGCCTGTCGAAGGCGATCCTCCAGGTCCCCGAGCTGACCGAATGGCTGGTGGCGGCCGAGGAGGAGGATGTCCGCGTCGTCGTCAGCGCCGCCACTCTCGTCGAGGTGTCCCACCCCCGGCTCAACCGGGCTCGCTACGACTGGACTCTTTCCCGGCTGAGCGTCGAACCCGTCAGCCGGGAGATCGCCCACGACGCGGCCCGGTTGCTCGCCGCGGCCGGGCTCCACGGTCACAGACACGCCGTCGACGCCATGGTGTGCGCCACCGCCCTCCGCCTTCCCGGACCGGTGACTGTCCTGACCTCCGATGTCGAGGACATCACGGCCATCGGCCAGAACCGCCTGCGCGCCGTGAAGGTCTAG
- a CDS encoding WD40 repeat domain-containing serine/threonine protein kinase, with product MGLTALAPGDPVRLGAYRLAGRLGAGGQGVVYEAYDAEGGRAAIKVLHGDVAADPRLRTRFMKEAEAARRVASFCTARILAVDFDAPRPYIVSEFVAGPDLRGAVREAGPYAGDALHRLAIALATALTAIHRAGVVHRDVKPENVLLGPDGPRVIDFGVARTGEMPPTTTGIVTGTPTYMAPEVFVGQRAGAPADVFAWGGVLLFAATGKDPFQAETLGGVMHRVLTVDPDLGDVAEPLRSLMAAALAKEATGRPTAHELLTGLLGGAAVTAGPPAVRETGAAGGPAPATSAAEDGGAGGEGTEDGVAADLVAGARAARGVLPAGSGAPALGVVAEEAFAGLPPEAQADAPGVLLRMIGDDSIQSIDYRPEDEPVIARFADAGLLVREGATVVPAGAALSRAWPRLREWLAAERDGLPVHRRLAEAARVWEERGRLPGDLYQGASLREALHWAATERRYLGMNRRERQFLDMASAVERRRQRGRRLVTAGMAVLLVFSLGVTAIALRQRQTLAGQAEDLGRQRDESAARAAAARADDLRDSDPGTAMRLSVAAWRIAQVPEARSALQAALAQAKIDVFTDPDATSRASYVLTPDARTLVRAYGGEVRMYDVATHRPVRSLRGVGDRAAVTAASSDGSILQVGERLWDSTTGKAVGPAIPEGARAELEPERRLLSITGPDGLVMRPLDGGGPLVSATGTEPEGTVSPDGRWAAVAGRQGTVEVWDLAAGRRAFSRKIDGPVSLRGERGAPQIAFSPDSATLAVGGDTSIVLLDPAGGKQRGEHFPSTGGGSLGFSPDGRFLAEQADDALYLWKVADRTISAQFPLATFGRARFTADSRTLRYPTDYGSVVSVDISAVTHTDTLNVPKERSGWESAAFAPGGRVLAYANLGVARLWDPTRLAPIGGPLTADAGSAGMFSPDGRTLAIPRRDGSAVTLWDVTTRRSLTTLETGAGPVMALAFSGDGRTLAAGVGGGGGKEIQIWDVRAGRITGTVPRGAIQSLAFRPGGDPVGGRDGGSGGEVISVGAELVALPGGRTVSAPAGVSGPDVQSAAFTPDGRVLALGLADQRVLLWDVERGARLGVLSVKGLQQPLRFSPDGRVLVTAGDGVRLWDTATQREIGALPLAATALDLAFSPDGRVLNAVARDGSVSRLPVEPSMVAESVCARVGSGLSAAEWERLIPGIPYRETCGR from the coding sequence ATGGGACTGACGGCGCTCGCACCGGGCGATCCCGTACGGCTGGGCGCGTACCGGCTGGCCGGGCGGCTGGGGGCAGGCGGTCAGGGGGTCGTCTACGAGGCCTATGACGCCGAGGGCGGCCGAGCCGCGATCAAGGTGCTGCACGGGGACGTGGCGGCGGACCCGAGGCTGCGGACGCGGTTCATGAAGGAGGCTGAGGCTGCGCGGCGGGTGGCGTCGTTCTGCACGGCCCGGATCCTCGCGGTCGACTTCGACGCGCCGAGGCCGTACATCGTCAGCGAGTTCGTCGCCGGGCCCGACCTGCGCGGGGCGGTCCGCGAGGCCGGGCCGTACGCCGGGGACGCCCTGCACCGGCTCGCCATCGCGCTGGCCACGGCGCTGACCGCGATCCACCGCGCGGGGGTGGTCCACCGCGACGTCAAGCCGGAGAACGTGCTGCTCGGCCCGGACGGCCCCCGGGTGATCGATTTCGGCGTGGCCAGGACCGGGGAGATGCCGCCGACCACGACGGGGATCGTCACGGGGACGCCGACGTACATGGCGCCCGAGGTGTTCGTCGGGCAGCGGGCCGGCGCCCCGGCCGATGTGTTCGCCTGGGGCGGGGTGCTGCTGTTCGCCGCCACGGGCAAGGACCCGTTCCAGGCGGAGACCCTGGGCGGCGTGATGCACCGGGTGCTCACCGTCGACCCCGACCTCGGCGACGTCGCCGAGCCGCTGCGCTCGCTGATGGCCGCCGCGCTGGCCAAGGAGGCGACGGGCCGGCCGACCGCGCACGAGCTGCTGACCGGCCTGCTCGGCGGCGCCGCCGTCACGGCGGGCCCGCCGGCCGTACGGGAGACGGGCGCGGCCGGTGGGCCCGCGCCCGCGACCTCGGCGGCGGAGGACGGCGGGGCCGGAGGCGAGGGCACGGAGGACGGGGTGGCCGCGGACCTCGTGGCGGGGGCACGGGCGGCCCGGGGGGTCCTGCCGGCCGGATCCGGCGCCCCCGCGCTCGGCGTGGTCGCCGAGGAGGCCTTCGCCGGGCTGCCGCCCGAGGCGCAGGCCGACGCCCCCGGGGTGCTGCTCCGCATGATCGGTGACGACTCGATCCAGAGCATCGACTACCGGCCGGAGGACGAGCCGGTGATCGCCCGTTTCGCCGACGCCGGGCTGCTGGTCAGGGAGGGCGCCACAGTCGTTCCGGCCGGAGCGGCCCTGTCGCGGGCCTGGCCCCGGCTGCGCGAGTGGCTGGCGGCCGAGCGCGACGGGCTGCCGGTGCATCGCCGGCTGGCCGAGGCGGCCCGGGTCTGGGAGGAGCGCGGGCGCCTCCCGGGAGACCTCTACCAGGGGGCGTCACTCCGGGAGGCGCTGCACTGGGCCGCGACCGAGCGGCGCTACCTCGGGATGAACCGCCGGGAACGGCAGTTCCTCGACATGGCCTCCGCCGTGGAACGGCGGCGCCAGCGCGGGCGGCGGCTGGTCACCGCAGGGATGGCCGTGCTGCTCGTCTTCTCGCTGGGCGTGACCGCGATCGCCCTGCGCCAGCGGCAGACTCTCGCCGGGCAGGCCGAGGATCTGGGACGGCAGCGTGACGAGTCGGCCGCACGGGCCGCCGCCGCCCGCGCCGACGACCTGCGCGACTCCGACCCCGGGACCGCCATGCGGCTCAGCGTGGCCGCCTGGCGGATCGCCCAGGTGCCGGAGGCGCGCTCCGCGCTGCAGGCCGCGCTGGCCCAGGCGAAGATCGACGTGTTCACCGACCCCGACGCCACCTCCAGGGCCTCCTACGTCCTGACACCCGACGCGCGGACGCTCGTGCGGGCGTACGGCGGCGAGGTCCGCATGTACGACGTGGCCACGCACAGGCCGGTCCGGTCCTTGCGGGGAGTGGGAGACCGCGCCGCCGTGACCGCGGCGAGTTCTGACGGCTCGATCCTCCAGGTCGGCGAGCGGCTCTGGGACAGCACCACGGGTAAGGCCGTCGGCCCGGCGATCCCCGAGGGGGCGAGGGCGGAGCTGGAGCCGGAGCGGCGGCTGCTCTCGATCACCGGCCCCGACGGGCTGGTGATGCGCCCGCTGGACGGGGGCGGGCCGCTGGTCTCGGCGACCGGGACCGAACCGGAGGGGACCGTCTCGCCGGACGGCCGGTGGGCGGCCGTGGCCGGCCGTCAGGGCACGGTCGAGGTCTGGGACCTGGCCGCGGGGAGACGGGCGTTCAGCAGGAAGATCGACGGACCCGTCAGCCTCCGGGGGGAGCGGGGAGCGCCGCAGATCGCGTTCAGCCCGGACAGCGCGACCCTCGCGGTCGGCGGTGACACCTCGATCGTGCTGCTCGACCCCGCCGGCGGGAAGCAGCGCGGCGAGCACTTCCCGAGCACCGGCGGCGGCTCGCTCGGGTTCAGCCCGGACGGCCGCTTCCTCGCCGAGCAGGCGGACGACGCCCTCTACCTCTGGAAGGTGGCCGACCGGACCATATCCGCGCAGTTCCCCCTGGCGACCTTCGGCAGAGCGCGCTTCACCGCCGACAGCCGCACGCTGCGGTACCCGACCGACTACGGCTCGGTGGTCTCGGTCGACATCAGCGCAGTCACCCACACCGACACCCTGAACGTGCCGAAGGAGCGCAGCGGCTGGGAGAGCGCGGCGTTCGCCCCCGGGGGGCGGGTGCTCGCCTACGCCAACCTGGGCGTGGCCCGCCTCTGGGACCCCACCCGGCTGGCCCCGATCGGCGGCCCGCTGACCGCCGACGCGGGCTCGGCCGGAATGTTCAGCCCGGACGGCAGGACACTCGCCATCCCCCGCAGGGACGGTTCGGCGGTGACCCTGTGGGATGTCACCACCCGCCGGAGCCTCACCACCCTGGAGACCGGGGCCGGGCCGGTCATGGCCCTCGCCTTCAGCGGGGACGGCCGGACGCTCGCGGCCGGTGTGGGCGGTGGCGGCGGCAAGGAGATCCAGATCTGGGACGTGCGCGCGGGCAGGATCACCGGGACGGTGCCCCGGGGGGCCATCCAGAGCCTGGCCTTCCGCCCGGGCGGGGACCCGGTGGGCGGCCGGGACGGAGGCTCCGGAGGAGAGGTGATCTCCGTTGGGGCGGAGCTGGTCGCGCTCCCCGGCGGAAGGACGGTCAGTGCCCCCGCCGGGGTCAGCGGCCCGGACGTCCAGTCCGCCGCCTTCACCCCCGACGGCCGCGTCCTGGCCCTGGGCCTCGCCGACCAGCGCGTCCTTCTGTGGGACGTCGAGCGCGGTGCGCGCCTGGGCGTCCTGAGCGTCAAGGGGCTCCAGCAGCCCCTGCGGTTCTCTCCCGACGGCCGGGTGCTCGTCACGGCGGGAGACGGTGTCCGCCTGTGGGACACCGCCACCCAGCGTGAGATCGGCGCCCTCCCACTCGCCGCGACCGCCCTCGATCTGGCTTTCAGCCCGGACGGCCGGGTCCTCAACGCGGTGGCACGCGACGGCTCGGTCAGCCGCCTGCCGGTGGAACCCTCCATGGTCGCGGAGTCGGTCTGCGCCCGGGTCGGCTCCGGGCTGTCGGCGGCCGAGTGGGAGCGCCTCATCCCCGGCATCCCCTATCGCGAGACCTGCGGCCGATGA